The stretch of DNA GTTCAACCTTGGTTCTTGGGACGAGAGGGAGCAAATTGGCGCTTTGTCAAAGCGAATGGTTCCAATCCAAGGTTCAGGAGGTCGCGCCGGATGTCCGGGTTTTGCTCAAGAAGATTCACACCTCCGGCGACAAGATTGTCGACGTGCCCTTGGCAAAAATCGGAGGGAAAGGCTTGTTCGTCAAAGAAATTGAGGACGCGTTGCTCGCCGGTGAGATCGATTTTGCCGTTCACAGCATGAAGGATGTTCCGGCGCAATTGCCCGAAGGGCTTGAAATTCTCTGTATTCCTCAACGTGAGGATGTTCGTGATGCCTTGATCAGTCGTGCAGGGTACTCGTTTCAGGAACTTCCATTGGGAGCCACCATCGGGACTGCAAGCCTCCGACGCCAGGCTCAACTGTTGCAGGCCAGACCAGACCTGAAGATCGCGATGCTGCGGGGCAACCTGGATACACGATTGAGAAAACTCAAAGAGGGACAGTTCGATGCCATCGTCTTGGCAGCTGCGGGCCTGCATCGGTTGGGATGGTCACAGACCATCACGGAATATCTACCCTTCAGGCTCAGTCTGCCTGCGATCGGACAGGGAGCGCTTGGTATCGAAGGTCGGACCAACGATGCATTCGTGCATTCGGTCTTAGCCCGACTCAATCATCAAGCCACCCATACAACTGTGACAGCAGAACGGGCTTTTTTGCATCGTCTAGAGGGAGGCTGTCAAGTGCCCATTGCAGCCCATGCAACTCTATCCGGCGAGGGGCTCGTATTGGAGGGTCTCGTCGCCACGGTCGATGGGAAGACCGTTATTCGCGATCGGATGGAGGGGATACATCGGCGGGCTCACGCTCTGGGTGTTCAGTTGGCTGAACGACTGCTGACTCGGGGAGGGGACAAAATTCTTCGGGAGATTTACGGGTCAGCATGAACCTGGTACGACAAAAAAAGGGGAAGGTCTATTTGGTCGGAGCCGGTCCCGGAGATCCTGGGCTCTTGACCCTGCGAGGAAAGGAGTGTCTTGGGCAGGCTGACGTGGTTCTCTACGATTATCTGGCGAACCCCGCTCTCCTTACCCATGCCCAGGACCAAGCGGAGCGAGTCTATGTCGGGCGCAGGGGAAGAGGAAAGTACTCTGAACAGGAGGCCATCAACTGTCTGCTGATTGAGCGAGCAAATGCGGGCAACGTGGTCGTGCGGTTGAAGGGAGGCGATCCGTTTGTCTTTGGACGAGGAGGCGAAGAAGCAGAAGTGCTGGCAGAGGCGGGGATCGAATTTGAGGTGGTTCCCGGGGTGACTGCCGCAGTGGCGGTGCCTGCCTACGCCGGGATTCCCGTGACTCATCGAACGTTGGCATCTACGCTGACGATTGTCACCGGGCATGAGGATCCGGAGAAGCCCTCCACGACTCTGGACTGGTCAAGGCTTGCGATGAGCCAGGGTACGGTCGTCTTTCTCATGGGTATGAAAAACCTTTCAACGATCTCGACTCGTCTTATCGAAGAAGGGCTGGCGCCGACGACACCCGTGGCCATTACCCGGTGGGGGACAAGG from Nitrospira sp. encodes:
- the hemC gene encoding hydroxymethylbilane synthase, which codes for MSIQNGRRSTLVLGTRGSKLALCQSEWFQSKVQEVAPDVRVLLKKIHTSGDKIVDVPLAKIGGKGLFVKEIEDALLAGEIDFAVHSMKDVPAQLPEGLEILCIPQREDVRDALISRAGYSFQELPLGATIGTASLRRQAQLLQARPDLKIAMLRGNLDTRLRKLKEGQFDAIVLAAAGLHRLGWSQTITEYLPFRLSLPAIGQGALGIEGRTNDAFVHSVLARLNHQATHTTVTAERAFLHRLEGGCQVPIAAHATLSGEGLVLEGLVATVDGKTVIRDRMEGIHRRAHALGVQLAERLLTRGGDKILREIYGSA